The DNA sequence TAATATAACGCTCAACAACGAATTTTCGTTCATGAAAAAGCGTTTAACCCTTTTTGCTAATGCAACACGATTAAACCGCAACATAAATAATGAATTTGAGGGTGTTACCGATCCTATTTTTGGTCAGGATGAATATTTAGAGGTTGATACCTTAACAACCGGTATTCGTTTTAAAACCTCACCAGCAGTCGATTGGAGAACCAACGCGAGCGTTCAAATCAGTCAATCAGATTACGACGAAAGCGCGGTAGACACGACAAACTTTACTTCTACAAACATATTAAGTGGTGATAGACATTCTGCTTCTTTAGAAGTTGGTTATGGGCGTTCACCTCAACAAGTTAGAGCTCAGTTTTCATTTAGCGGTAATTTCAATGAAACTGAACGACGTGGTAAGCAGAATCTCCTGTCGCTTGACGCCAATATTGGTGTTCCTGTATGGCAATCGTTAGATATTGTATTTACCGCTTTTAAGTCAATTAACAAACTTGAAAGTACTCAAATCGATGAACGTCAACTCGATAACGAAAACATAGGTGTTGGTGTGGCGTGGCGTTTAGGACCTCGTTCATTTGTTGAAATCACCCGTAACAAAGAAACAAAGAACAGTGCCTTTTTGACTGACAACGAAGGTAGTGACGACGACTTTACGTCTTTTAGACTTGTTGTAGAAACAAATGAAAAAGCGCAATTTTTTTATGTTCATAGCCGCCGCTTTTACGGCGATTCGAATCAGTTTAGTTTGACCAAAAAATCGAAGCGCTGGAGCCTTTCTGGCAGTTACAGCGAAACCTTGGATACTCGCACCCGTCTTGAGCCAGATTTTATTGATGCAGGTATCTTTGCATGTCCGGTCATTGACAGTCCTAGACAAGATTGTGTCAAACTTATCGCGCCACCGACATCACCAAGCGACGAGTTGTTTTATTTTGAGTTTACCGACGTAGATTATTTGTTTGTCGATGAGCTCGCGC is a window from the Psychrosphaera ytuae genome containing:
- a CDS encoding porin, giving the protein MNENKGCCQSNLPNARLSRVALALVGVSFPLFSVGLGATEFEWKPSLSASYIHILDAELQGFSLTQPIEEGHQAYTLSPTLALSAKGPVWNANWSLSRTQIHQVEDGFDDDDYNNITLNNEFSFMKKRLTLFANATRLNRNINNEFEGVTDPIFGQDEYLEVDTLTTGIRFKTSPAVDWRTNASVQISQSDYDESAVDTTNFTSTNILSGDRHSASLEVGYGRSPQQVRAQFSFSGNFNETERRGKQNLLSLDANIGVPVWQSLDIVFTAFKSINKLESTQIDERQLDNENIGVGVAWRLGPRSFVEITRNKETKNSAFLTDNEGSDDDFTSFRLVVETNEKAQFFYVHSRRFYGDSNQFSLTKKSKRWSLSGSYSETLDTRTRLEPDFIDAGIFACPVIDSPRQDCVKLIAPPTSPSDELFYFEFTDVDYLFVDELALIKSMQLSYDYRFKKTTVKLAYNQSSFDYLERGDDAIDSERDTTTYSFNLDHRLNRRTTLKLNAAFSEVKNSDDSIQRKGEQRSIALERRLTRKATGTLSYKYFDNEDGQNQRGRTDNRIELTYKYEF